Proteins from a genomic interval of Rhodothermus marinus:
- a CDS encoding efflux RND transporter permease subunit, whose amino-acid sequence MRALVGWCLRRPVAVTAWSLLAVGLAVIAYVRLPVALLPDLRYPALAVWTAYPDVPPERVERAVTERVEAAVAGVEGVVAVTGRSLLGGSLVVLRFGWNTDLNLALLNVREQLDQLGDALPDEAERPVVLRLDPSDRPIMLLALRQALPRDTVRRAAAGESFQDLVALKRLARDVVARRLEQLEGVARVRVTGGYEPEVEVRLDPERLIRYGLTVAQIEQRLRAANVTLPGGLIRRGPFRYAVEVSGAFTEPADVAETIVGYAGRTPLRLADVAEVRPGVAERRGLVRFDGEEALLLLVERAADANTVVAARQVRRTLRELEAEVPGVRLDVVVDESLFIRQAIAGVQQAVLLGGVLALVVLLVFLRRPRVLLAVAVAVPLSLALTLIAFEVADITLNLLSLSGLALGVGMLVDNAIVVTENIARLREQGYAPLDAAREGTVEVAAAITASTLTTIAVFGPLAFVEGLAGRLFRDQALAVVFSLLASLLVALTVVPVLAARDRRPGRLEPFGTRWLLVHYEALLRRALRRRGLVVLLTLGALAGTAVLAWHLPRQVMPHADLKRLTVHLSAPPGTDLPQLSRWAEQIEAEALRLPTVQHVLADLGERDEARLDLDPRPPYEGTLTLLLDEKVRSETVAEQLRRMPMPPALTVEILPERTQLEALLARGEADLWLDLQADLRTEAEAAADQILPQLRREPALVNVRRAFAEEVPGYALHFRRDVMARFGVDARQLADWLAAAARGLEATALQTVNEAIPIRLRLPEAQALQRLLQTEIPTAQGLKPIGLFVEARPVSLPASLLRAGQAPVVRLLADVAPGADLAAARAALTRALEALPPGVRGTIGGATDAFREGLRGAAWSLLLSLLLVFLILAAQFESLRQPFIILFTVPLATIGVTLTLALTGQSVNLMSLTGLVVLVGIVVNDAIIKVDFINRRRAEGMPLLEAIEAAGRDRLRPILMTTVTTVLGLLPLALGLGAGAALQQPLAITIIGGLTSATLLTLIVVPVLYVLVAGSERRTL is encoded by the coding sequence ATGCGCGCGCTGGTTGGCTGGTGCCTGCGGCGTCCGGTGGCCGTCACGGCCTGGAGCCTGCTTGCCGTCGGACTGGCGGTGATCGCCTACGTGCGGCTGCCGGTGGCGCTGCTGCCCGATCTGCGCTATCCGGCGCTGGCGGTCTGGACGGCCTATCCCGACGTGCCGCCCGAACGCGTGGAGCGGGCCGTGACCGAACGCGTGGAGGCGGCGGTGGCCGGCGTGGAAGGGGTCGTGGCGGTGACGGGCCGCAGCCTGCTGGGCGGCAGCCTGGTCGTGCTTCGCTTCGGGTGGAACACGGATCTGAACCTGGCGCTGCTGAACGTCCGGGAGCAGCTCGACCAGCTCGGCGACGCGCTGCCCGACGAGGCCGAGCGTCCGGTAGTGCTCCGGCTCGACCCGAGCGACCGACCCATCATGCTGCTGGCGCTTCGCCAGGCCCTGCCGCGCGATACGGTCCGACGCGCGGCCGCCGGAGAAAGCTTTCAGGATCTGGTCGCGCTCAAGCGACTGGCCCGCGATGTGGTCGCGCGCCGACTGGAGCAGCTCGAGGGCGTGGCCCGCGTGCGCGTCACCGGCGGCTACGAGCCCGAGGTCGAGGTGCGGCTCGACCCGGAGCGACTGATTCGGTACGGGCTCACCGTGGCGCAGATTGAGCAGCGCCTGCGGGCGGCCAACGTCACGCTGCCGGGTGGACTGATCCGTCGCGGACCCTTCCGCTACGCCGTCGAGGTCAGCGGGGCCTTTACGGAGCCGGCCGACGTGGCCGAAACGATCGTGGGCTATGCGGGACGCACCCCGCTGCGGCTGGCCGACGTGGCCGAGGTGCGGCCGGGCGTGGCCGAGCGTCGCGGACTGGTGCGCTTCGACGGCGAAGAAGCGCTGCTCCTGCTGGTGGAGCGGGCCGCCGACGCCAACACGGTCGTCGCCGCCCGCCAGGTGCGCCGCACGCTGCGCGAGCTGGAAGCCGAGGTGCCGGGCGTTCGGCTCGACGTGGTCGTGGACGAGAGCCTGTTCATCCGGCAGGCCATCGCCGGAGTGCAGCAGGCCGTGCTGCTGGGCGGCGTGCTGGCGCTCGTCGTGCTGCTGGTGTTCCTGCGCCGGCCGCGCGTGCTGCTGGCCGTGGCGGTGGCCGTACCGCTGTCGCTGGCGCTCACGCTGATTGCGTTCGAGGTGGCCGACATCACGCTGAACCTGCTCTCGCTGAGCGGGCTGGCGCTGGGCGTGGGGATGCTCGTGGACAACGCGATCGTGGTCACCGAAAACATCGCCCGGCTGCGGGAGCAGGGCTATGCCCCGCTGGACGCCGCCCGGGAGGGGACCGTCGAGGTCGCTGCGGCCATCACGGCCAGCACGCTGACGACCATTGCAGTTTTCGGGCCGCTGGCGTTCGTCGAGGGACTGGCCGGGCGGCTCTTCCGGGATCAGGCGCTGGCCGTAGTCTTTTCGCTACTGGCCTCGCTGCTGGTGGCGCTGACCGTGGTGCCCGTCCTGGCCGCGCGCGACCGCCGACCGGGCCGCCTGGAGCCGTTCGGTACGCGCTGGCTGCTCGTCCACTACGAGGCGCTGCTCCGGCGTGCACTTCGTCGGCGTGGGCTGGTCGTGTTGCTGACGCTTGGCGCGCTGGCCGGGACGGCCGTGCTTGCCTGGCACCTGCCCCGGCAGGTGATGCCGCACGCCGATCTGAAGCGGCTGACGGTCCATCTGAGCGCCCCGCCCGGCACGGACCTGCCGCAGCTCAGCCGCTGGGCGGAACAGATCGAAGCCGAAGCACTCCGGCTGCCCACCGTGCAGCACGTGCTGGCCGATCTGGGCGAGCGCGACGAAGCACGGCTCGACCTGGATCCGCGTCCGCCCTACGAGGGCACGCTGACGCTCCTGCTTGATGAAAAGGTTCGCTCGGAAACGGTCGCCGAGCAGCTCCGCCGGATGCCGATGCCCCCGGCGCTGACCGTCGAGATTCTGCCCGAGCGTACGCAACTGGAAGCCCTGCTGGCCCGGGGTGAGGCCGACCTGTGGCTGGACCTGCAGGCGGATCTGCGCACCGAGGCCGAGGCAGCGGCCGATCAGATATTGCCGCAATTGCGCCGAGAGCCGGCGCTGGTCAACGTGCGGCGGGCCTTTGCCGAAGAGGTGCCGGGCTATGCGCTGCATTTCCGGCGCGATGTGATGGCCCGCTTCGGCGTAGATGCGCGGCAGCTGGCCGACTGGCTGGCGGCGGCCGCTCGCGGACTGGAGGCGACGGCGCTGCAGACCGTCAACGAGGCCATTCCCATCCGGCTTCGCCTGCCCGAAGCGCAGGCGCTGCAGCGTCTGCTGCAGACGGAGATCCCCACGGCGCAGGGACTCAAGCCGATCGGCCTGTTCGTCGAAGCCCGGCCGGTTTCGCTGCCGGCCTCGTTGCTGCGGGCGGGACAGGCGCCCGTCGTGCGGCTGCTGGCCGATGTGGCACCGGGGGCCGATCTGGCCGCAGCCCGCGCGGCGCTGACGCGGGCCCTGGAGGCACTTCCTCCGGGCGTGCGCGGCACGATCGGCGGGGCTACCGATGCGTTTCGGGAAGGGCTACGCGGCGCCGCCTGGAGTCTGCTGCTGAGCCTGCTGCTGGTGTTTCTGATCCTGGCGGCGCAGTTCGAGAGTCTCCGCCAGCCGTTCATCATTCTTTTCACCGTGCCGCTGGCTACGATCGGTGTTACGCTGACGCTGGCACTTACCGGACAGTCCGTCAATCTGATGAGCCTGACCGGGCTGGTGGTGCTTGTCGGGATCGTGGTGAACGATGCGATCATCAAGGTGGACTTCATCAACCGGCGTCGGGCCGAGGGCATGCCGCTGCTTGAGGCGATCGAGGCGGCCGGCCGCGACCGACTGCGTCCGATTCTGATGACCACGGTCACGACCGTGCTGGGGTTGCTGCCGCTGGCACTCGGACTGGGGGCCGGGGCGGCATTGCAGCAACCGCTGGCGATCACGATCATCGGCGGGCTTACCAGCGCCACGCTCCTGACGCTGATCGTGGTGCCCGTGCTCTACGTGCTCGTGGCCGGAAGCGAGCGACGAACGCTATGA
- a CDS encoding efflux RND transporter periplasmic adaptor subunit: MNRGLSETRERTAGRRVRSWHVAALVLVLAVGGLLLYAFWPVLTGREETTRPEDVQATAPPVAVEAVVVQPVDFPLRAEATGTLAPWRQTEISAELSGRVVERRVEEGDRVRAGQVLVVLDDEEARLALAEAEAALLKARSEYAVQLSQSGAAGIDSTRLAEARRAWQAAQEAYARGEIDEAALDEARQRYEALLLLSGAQREAVRRVVTGLAEAEQRVARARLQLNRTRIRAPFAGRVADLQVEVGRHVSPGQVLMRLLDDRRMKVEVDVLEADLVHIRPGASAWVRLPALGDTVVAGVVHTVNPRIDPKTGAGRVTVAVPNPEGRLLAGMFAYVALETRTLPDRLVVPAEAVLVRQGRDLVFVIRNGRAQWTYVTTGPRSGDHVVLLDGVAPGDTVAVSGHHALAHDAPVEVTAVHPTFEVND, from the coding sequence ATGAACCGGGGCCTTTCTGAGACGAGAGAGAGGACGGCCGGGCGGCGCGTCCGGAGCTGGCACGTGGCGGCGCTGGTGCTCGTGCTGGCCGTCGGCGGTTTGCTGCTCTATGCGTTCTGGCCGGTGCTTACCGGCCGCGAGGAAACCACGCGTCCCGAGGACGTGCAGGCCACAGCGCCGCCGGTGGCCGTCGAGGCCGTGGTGGTGCAGCCGGTGGACTTCCCGCTGCGGGCCGAGGCGACCGGTACGCTGGCGCCCTGGCGCCAGACCGAAATCAGCGCCGAGCTCAGTGGGCGCGTCGTGGAACGCCGCGTGGAAGAGGGAGATCGGGTACGGGCCGGACAGGTGCTTGTGGTGCTCGATGATGAGGAGGCGCGGCTGGCGCTGGCCGAGGCCGAGGCGGCCCTGCTGAAGGCCCGCAGCGAGTATGCCGTCCAGCTCAGCCAGAGCGGGGCGGCCGGGATCGACTCGACGCGCCTGGCCGAAGCCCGACGGGCCTGGCAGGCCGCCCAGGAGGCCTATGCGCGCGGGGAGATCGACGAGGCGGCGCTGGACGAGGCGCGGCAGCGCTATGAGGCGTTGCTGTTGCTCTCCGGCGCGCAGCGCGAGGCCGTGCGTCGCGTGGTGACCGGTCTGGCCGAGGCCGAACAGCGCGTGGCACGGGCCCGGCTCCAGCTCAACCGCACGCGCATCCGGGCGCCGTTTGCCGGGCGCGTGGCCGACCTGCAGGTAGAGGTCGGTCGGCATGTGAGTCCCGGCCAGGTGCTGATGCGGCTCCTGGACGACCGCCGCATGAAGGTGGAAGTCGATGTGCTGGAGGCCGATCTGGTGCATATCCGTCCGGGCGCTTCGGCCTGGGTGCGGCTCCCGGCGCTTGGCGATACGGTGGTGGCGGGCGTCGTGCACACGGTTAATCCCCGCATCGACCCGAAGACCGGGGCCGGACGCGTGACCGTGGCCGTGCCGAATCCGGAAGGACGCCTGCTGGCCGGCATGTTCGCCTACGTGGCGCTGGAGACGCGCACGCTGCCCGACCGGCTGGTCGTGCCGGCCGAGGCCGTGCTCGTGCGCCAGGGACGCGATCTGGTCTTTGTGATTCGCAACGGGCGGGCGCAGTGGACCTACGTGACGACCGGGCCGCGCTCGGGGGATCACGTGGTGCTGCTCGATGGTGTGGCGCCGGGCGACACGGTGGCCGTCAGCGGCCATCATGCGCTGGCGCACGATGCGCCCGTCGAGGTGACGGCCGTGCATCCGACCTTCGAGGTGAACGACTGA
- a CDS encoding efflux RND transporter permease subunit → MNAPSTTGGWTGWLRRPVAILSWATALLLAGLWVGQQIPIEWVPRVELAEVHLAASWPGAAPRQVEQYVTAPIERAVQRVPGTVHVESLSEEGRATVILQVAPDVPLGPYVAQVREELARLRGVLPDRVVPQLTRAVPEQLREQQGFLTLQLVGPLEPEALRRLADELVAPRLRSVPGVAFVHVAGGRERELRITLDPDRLEAYGLAPARVQQQLFDALRDRSYGRWQTGRSSWLLFTPPETDLDAIRNLVLHQAGPDAAPVRLRDVARVRLGPAPARSISRVDGQPVVTLSIDRKPGSHLLTVAEAVHSAVERLRAELPEGVRLLVVLDRSEDVRKQLRDLMLRGGLGFALLVLVLLALLQSVRACVAVLFSVGVAVAVALLLFRPLGLTLNLITLAGMALVAGLLVDNSVVVVEQLLVQRRRLRARRLQGLALDAEATRRALQTVWLPLLGGTLTTMVVALPLVYLSGELRTLFLPFGVLVAFTLGASLLSAVLIVPVLGRFLPTPPPVPVRQRRRLRRLIALPYRLAARWPRLTLLVLFLAVGIPLWVLPDEWKLPDEDEQETIENETWHLAQARLARLYNATLGHERVQEVRRLVEPLLGGVLLPFFQKTTFGRRWHFEVRPEVYVYMAFPPGTPVGRADTLMRRFEAVALASPSVARTVAQITEQVAYLQVRFTEASLRTIEPYLVRERLIQQAVQLAGLRYLSVSGLLEQGYYSGSGVSISEFRIAAYGPSYEDLEALCERLAQRLKATTPRVAAVNYNVDRYGRPDAREVLQFRWTPEAQLRTGLTAGDLAAALRPVFNTRFPFFRAPVADEPYLPVRIEVAGAEQIDVARLITQPLPVTDSVQVQLAALAPPEIVPTPSAIERFDQQYRRYISVDFRGPWRLGDRVIRQVVESMPLPPGYRLQYPTYAIFGERELKRTAGWMLPITIALVFLIAAMVFESWRLPFVMLLSLPMAALGVAVGFLWSGANFAEGAFIGLVLLAGVAVNDSLLLLDRYRQLQAQRPHGRPAQLIRLAVRERLRPMWTTTLSSVVALLPLLIFPDEEGFWLGLAVTVIGGLLAATLLAPLATVALISRRRG, encoded by the coding sequence ATGAATGCACCCTCGACAACCGGCGGATGGACCGGGTGGTTACGCCGTCCCGTGGCGATCCTGTCGTGGGCGACGGCGCTGCTGCTGGCCGGGCTGTGGGTGGGGCAGCAGATCCCCATCGAGTGGGTGCCGCGGGTGGAGCTGGCCGAAGTGCACCTTGCTGCCTCCTGGCCGGGGGCAGCCCCCCGGCAGGTCGAGCAGTACGTGACGGCACCCATCGAGCGGGCCGTGCAGCGCGTGCCCGGCACGGTGCACGTCGAGAGCCTTTCGGAAGAAGGGCGCGCGACCGTCATCCTGCAGGTGGCCCCGGACGTCCCGCTGGGACCCTACGTGGCGCAGGTGCGTGAGGAGCTGGCGCGGCTGCGTGGCGTGTTGCCCGATCGCGTCGTGCCGCAGCTCACGCGGGCCGTGCCCGAGCAGCTCCGTGAGCAGCAGGGCTTTCTGACGCTGCAGCTCGTGGGACCCCTCGAACCCGAAGCGCTGCGCCGGCTGGCCGACGAGCTGGTGGCCCCGCGCCTGCGGAGCGTGCCCGGCGTGGCGTTCGTGCATGTGGCCGGCGGGCGCGAGCGGGAACTGCGCATTACGCTGGATCCGGATCGGCTGGAAGCCTACGGGCTGGCGCCGGCCCGCGTGCAGCAACAGCTGTTCGATGCCCTGCGCGACCGGAGCTATGGCCGCTGGCAGACCGGCCGGAGCTCCTGGCTGCTTTTTACGCCTCCCGAGACCGATCTGGACGCCATTCGTAACCTGGTCTTGCATCAAGCCGGACCCGACGCCGCGCCGGTCCGCCTGCGCGATGTGGCCCGTGTGCGACTGGGACCGGCCCCGGCCCGCTCGATCAGCCGCGTGGACGGCCAGCCGGTGGTGACGCTGTCGATCGACCGGAAGCCGGGCAGCCACCTGCTGACGGTGGCCGAGGCCGTGCATTCAGCCGTCGAACGGCTGCGCGCCGAGCTGCCCGAAGGCGTGCGGCTGCTGGTGGTGCTGGATCGCAGCGAGGATGTGCGCAAACAACTGCGGGACCTGATGCTCCGGGGCGGGCTGGGCTTTGCGCTGCTCGTGCTGGTGCTGCTGGCATTGCTGCAGAGCGTGCGGGCCTGCGTGGCCGTACTCTTCAGTGTGGGCGTGGCGGTAGCCGTGGCGCTGCTGCTGTTCCGGCCGCTGGGGCTGACGCTGAATCTGATCACACTGGCGGGCATGGCGCTGGTGGCCGGGCTGCTGGTGGACAACAGCGTGGTCGTGGTCGAGCAGCTCCTGGTCCAACGGCGACGGCTGCGTGCCCGGAGGCTCCAGGGACTGGCGCTCGATGCCGAAGCGACGCGTCGGGCGTTGCAGACCGTCTGGCTACCGCTGCTGGGCGGCACGCTCACCACCATGGTCGTGGCATTGCCGCTCGTGTACCTGAGCGGCGAGCTGCGCACGCTGTTTCTGCCCTTTGGCGTGCTGGTGGCCTTCACGCTGGGCGCTTCGCTGCTCAGCGCCGTGCTGATCGTACCCGTGCTGGGCCGTTTTCTGCCCACGCCGCCGCCCGTGCCGGTGCGCCAGCGTCGCCGCCTGCGCCGGCTGATCGCGCTGCCCTATCGGCTGGCCGCCCGCTGGCCGCGTCTGACGCTGCTCGTGCTGTTTCTGGCCGTGGGCATTCCGCTCTGGGTGCTGCCCGACGAATGGAAGCTTCCGGACGAAGACGAGCAGGAGACCATCGAAAACGAAACCTGGCACCTGGCACAAGCGCGGCTGGCCCGGCTGTACAACGCCACGCTGGGGCACGAGCGCGTGCAGGAAGTGCGCCGGCTTGTGGAGCCGTTGCTGGGCGGCGTGCTGCTGCCTTTCTTCCAGAAAACCACCTTCGGTAGGCGCTGGCACTTCGAGGTCCGCCCCGAGGTGTACGTCTACATGGCCTTCCCACCGGGCACGCCCGTCGGACGAGCCGACACGCTGATGCGGCGCTTCGAGGCCGTGGCGTTGGCTTCACCGTCGGTGGCCCGTACCGTGGCCCAGATCACCGAGCAGGTGGCCTACCTGCAGGTGCGCTTTACGGAAGCCTCGCTGCGTACCATCGAACCCTACCTGGTGCGCGAGCGGCTCATCCAGCAGGCCGTTCAACTGGCCGGGCTCCGCTATCTATCCGTGAGTGGCCTGCTCGAGCAGGGCTACTACAGCGGCAGCGGCGTGAGTATTTCCGAATTTCGGATCGCCGCCTATGGACCCAGCTACGAGGATCTGGAAGCGCTCTGCGAGCGGCTGGCGCAACGGCTGAAGGCGACCACGCCCCGCGTGGCGGCCGTCAACTACAACGTGGACCGCTACGGCCGACCCGACGCCCGCGAAGTGCTGCAATTTCGCTGGACGCCCGAAGCGCAACTGCGCACCGGACTGACCGCCGGCGACCTGGCCGCCGCCCTGCGGCCCGTCTTCAACACGCGCTTTCCGTTCTTCCGGGCGCCTGTGGCCGACGAACCCTATCTGCCCGTGCGGATCGAAGTGGCCGGCGCCGAGCAGATCGACGTGGCGCGGCTGATCACGCAGCCGCTGCCCGTGACCGACAGCGTACAGGTGCAACTGGCCGCGCTGGCGCCACCGGAGATCGTGCCCACACCCTCGGCCATCGAACGCTTCGACCAGCAGTACCGGCGCTACATCAGCGTGGATTTCCGGGGACCGTGGCGGCTGGGCGACCGCGTCATCCGCCAGGTGGTCGAATCGATGCCGCTGCCGCCGGGCTACCGCCTGCAGTATCCCACCTACGCCATCTTCGGCGAACGCGAACTCAAACGCACGGCCGGCTGGATGCTGCCCATCACGATCGCGCTGGTATTTCTGATTGCAGCCATGGTGTTCGAGTCGTGGCGGCTGCCTTTCGTCATGCTGCTGAGCCTGCCCATGGCCGCCCTGGGCGTGGCGGTTGGCTTCCTCTGGAGCGGGGCGAACTTCGCCGAAGGCGCGTTCATCGGACTGGTGCTGCTGGCCGGCGTGGCCGTCAACGACAGCCTGCTGCTGCTCGACCGTTACCGCCAGCTTCAGGCGCAGCGGCCGCACGGGCGGCCCGCGCAGCTGATCCGTCTGGCCGTGCGCGAGCGGTTGCGTCCCATGTGGACCACCACGCTGTCGT
- the smc gene encoding chromosome segregation protein SMC → MGGLKVGTVMYLSKLELQGFKSFADRTVLHFDPGITAIVGPNGCGKSNLVDAVRWVIGEQRARVLRSERMEHVIFNGTARRRPVGMAEVLLTIENTRGILPLHYSEVTIGRRLYRSGESEYLLNGTPCRLRDIQELFMDTGMGAGAYSVIELKMIEDILSDNAQDRRHLFEEAAGITRYKLRRAQTLRKLDATRNDLTRLRDLIEEVRRQVDTLKRQADRAERYRRYRDELRTLEQALLRHDYDRLREQADALEALLDEVQTRLREARTRYEALEAEQTELQQQLTRTETALEAAQERLHTLQNRLQALESEGRLLDERLRAARSEQERLQREAEEAARQEQRLQQALEAAEAAVREAMPRHEAAEAALRRALEDRDAAQHALEQQRERVREARRLLQQAEQALLEARRQLDRQSNRRELLEQERERLDAEQKTLDAQLQALETEQEEILRKRETARQTCENLRKEIEVLERRRQELRQEIAARDEALHQQERRLEAVRAEARLLEQVLTAYEDFPEAVPFLARTPGWTDAPLQTVADLLGIAPELQPALDAALGERAAWIVVATEEEARQALRLLREAEKGRATFIVLEGLTPPNDPPEIPGARPLLDHVRLARPELRPLAASLLHDAYLVDDLETARRLAQSTSEPARFFTPQGEWIDSRNWWHGGSAQAPRSPLSGRLDRRERLNALQTEAASLETEIARLRNERATLEQQLQALPFDAKQQTLREAEQALRALEQQATRHEATRESLRQRLEALKTRRAQLDEAQATLATELQTLRQALAEAEQAVAERQRALQEAEAALQQAEAGYRAAMEQLNQVQLQAAETRNRLENLRREQQQLRQRLEGLRRRQQERAQQQEQLATRLARDQERRRAIEEERSARSAELPPVEAEVQQLRQQLVALRTAFERVERQLRELRRAYEQEQQQERQYQVQLAETRTRLAGLTEHAREHLDVDDPSRLPEPPADFDVQAAREQIETLRRRMANLGTVNELALEQYQEEKERLDFLLAQQQDLESAEATLETTIQEINQTAAARFLETFESIRRNFQELFRELFGGDARADLVLADPNDPLESPIEILARPRGKRPSTLAQLSGGEKALTAIALLFALYLTKPSPFCILDEVDAPLDEANVERFMRLLRSFSENTQFILITHNLRTMELSDRLYGVTMQEPGVSTLVSVRLEEAAELAGR, encoded by the coding sequence TTGGGCGGCCTGAAGGTGGGGACGGTCATGTACCTGAGCAAGCTCGAACTGCAAGGTTTCAAGAGTTTCGCAGACCGGACGGTCCTGCACTTCGATCCCGGCATCACGGCCATCGTTGGCCCCAACGGCTGCGGCAAGTCGAACCTGGTCGATGCCGTCCGATGGGTCATCGGCGAGCAGCGCGCCCGCGTGCTCCGCTCCGAACGCATGGAGCACGTGATCTTCAACGGCACGGCCCGTCGCCGCCCCGTCGGCATGGCCGAGGTGCTGCTGACCATCGAAAACACGCGCGGCATCCTGCCGCTCCACTACAGTGAGGTCACCATCGGCCGCCGCCTCTACCGCTCCGGCGAATCCGAGTACCTGCTCAACGGCACCCCCTGCCGCCTGCGTGACATCCAGGAGCTGTTCATGGACACGGGCATGGGGGCCGGCGCCTACTCGGTCATCGAGCTGAAGATGATCGAGGACATCCTCTCGGACAACGCCCAGGACCGACGTCATCTTTTCGAGGAGGCGGCCGGGATCACCCGCTACAAACTGCGGCGCGCGCAGACGCTTCGCAAGCTCGACGCCACACGCAACGATCTGACCCGCCTGCGCGACCTGATCGAAGAGGTACGGCGCCAGGTCGATACGCTCAAACGCCAGGCCGACCGCGCCGAACGCTACCGCCGCTACCGCGACGAACTGCGCACGCTCGAACAGGCACTCCTGCGACACGACTACGACCGGCTGCGCGAACAGGCCGACGCGCTCGAAGCCCTGCTGGACGAGGTGCAGACGCGCCTGCGCGAGGCCCGCACCCGCTACGAAGCGCTCGAAGCGGAACAGACCGAACTGCAGCAGCAGCTCACCCGGACCGAAACGGCGCTGGAGGCCGCGCAGGAACGCCTCCACACGCTGCAAAATCGCCTGCAGGCGCTCGAAAGTGAAGGCCGCCTGCTGGACGAGCGCCTGCGGGCCGCCCGAAGTGAACAGGAACGGCTGCAACGCGAAGCGGAAGAGGCTGCACGTCAGGAGCAGCGCCTGCAGCAGGCGCTGGAAGCCGCCGAGGCGGCCGTCCGGGAAGCCATGCCCCGGCACGAAGCGGCCGAAGCTGCCCTGCGCCGGGCGCTGGAAGACCGAGACGCCGCCCAGCACGCGCTGGAACAGCAGCGGGAGCGCGTCCGGGAAGCCCGCCGCCTGCTGCAACAGGCCGAGCAGGCCCTGCTCGAAGCGCGCCGCCAGCTCGACCGCCAGAGCAACCGGCGCGAACTGCTGGAACAGGAGCGCGAGCGCCTCGACGCCGAGCAGAAGACGCTCGACGCACAGCTCCAGGCGCTCGAAACCGAGCAGGAAGAAATCCTCCGGAAACGCGAGACCGCACGCCAGACGTGCGAAAATCTTCGGAAGGAAATCGAAGTGCTGGAGCGCCGCCGACAGGAGCTGCGTCAGGAGATCGCCGCCCGCGACGAAGCGCTGCACCAGCAGGAGCGACGTCTGGAGGCCGTCCGGGCCGAAGCGCGATTGCTGGAACAGGTACTCACCGCCTACGAGGACTTTCCGGAGGCCGTCCCCTTCCTGGCCCGCACGCCGGGCTGGACGGATGCGCCGCTACAGACCGTAGCCGACCTGCTCGGCATCGCGCCCGAGCTGCAGCCGGCCCTCGACGCCGCGCTCGGCGAGCGGGCCGCCTGGATCGTCGTGGCTACCGAAGAGGAAGCCCGACAGGCACTCCGGCTGCTCCGTGAGGCGGAAAAAGGCCGGGCCACCTTCATCGTGCTGGAAGGGTTGACGCCCCCGAACGATCCGCCCGAGATCCCCGGCGCCCGTCCCCTTCTCGACCATGTGCGGCTGGCCCGTCCCGAACTGCGACCGCTGGCCGCCTCGCTGCTGCACGACGCCTATCTGGTCGACGATCTGGAAACGGCCCGGCGTCTGGCACAGAGCACCTCGGAGCCGGCCCGCTTCTTCACGCCACAGGGCGAGTGGATCGACAGCCGGAACTGGTGGCACGGCGGCAGCGCACAGGCGCCGCGCTCGCCCCTCAGCGGCCGCCTCGACCGCCGCGAGCGCCTGAACGCCCTTCAGACCGAGGCCGCCTCGCTGGAAACGGAGATCGCCCGCCTGCGCAACGAGCGCGCCACGCTGGAACAGCAACTACAGGCGCTTCCCTTCGACGCAAAACAGCAGACTTTGCGTGAGGCCGAGCAGGCGCTGCGTGCGCTGGAGCAGCAGGCCACCCGCCACGAGGCCACGCGCGAGTCGCTCCGCCAGCGCCTCGAAGCCCTGAAAACCCGCCGGGCGCAACTGGACGAAGCACAGGCGACCCTTGCGACCGAACTGCAGACGCTCCGGCAAGCGCTGGCGGAAGCCGAACAGGCGGTGGCCGAACGCCAGCGTGCGCTGCAGGAGGCCGAAGCCGCCCTTCAGCAGGCAGAAGCCGGGTACCGCGCCGCCATGGAGCAGTTGAACCAGGTGCAATTGCAGGCGGCCGAAACGCGCAACCGGCTGGAAAACCTCCGGCGCGAGCAACAGCAACTCCGCCAGCGGCTGGAAGGTCTCCGGCGTCGCCAGCAGGAACGCGCGCAGCAGCAGGAACAACTGGCAACGCGCCTGGCCCGAGATCAGGAACGACGCCGGGCCATCGAAGAAGAGCGAAGCGCCCGGAGCGCCGAACTACCACCCGTCGAGGCCGAAGTACAGCAGCTTCGCCAGCAACTTGTCGCGCTCCGCACGGCCTTCGAGCGCGTCGAGCGCCAGCTTCGCGAACTTCGCCGCGCCTACGAGCAGGAGCAGCAGCAGGAACGTCAGTATCAGGTGCAGCTCGCCGAAACGCGCACGCGCCTGGCCGGTCTGACCGAGCATGCCCGAGAGCACCTGGACGTGGACGATCCCTCCCGCCTGCCCGAACCGCCGGCCGACTTCGACGTGCAGGCCGCCCGGGAACAGATCGAAACGCTACGCCGCCGGATGGCCAACCTCGGCACCGTCAACGAACTGGCGCTCGAGCAGTATCAGGAAGAAAAAGAGCGGCTCGACTTTCTGCTGGCCCAGCAGCAGGATCTGGAATCGGCCGAGGCCACGCTGGAAACCACCATTCAGGAGATCAACCAGACGGCTGCCGCCCGCTTTCTGGAAACGTTCGAATCGATCCGCCGCAATTTTCAGGAGCTGTTTCGCGAACTGTTCGGCGGCGACGCCCGGGCCGATCTCGTGCTGGCCGATCCGAACGATCCGCTGGAGTCTCCCATCGAGATTCTGGCGCGTCCCCGCGGCAAGCGTCCCAGCACGCTCGCTCAGCTCTCCGGCGGCGAAAAGGCCCTGACGGCCATCGCCCTCCTTTTTGCCCTGTATCTGACCAAACCCAGCCCATTCTGCATCCTCGACGAGGTGGACGCGCCGCTGGACGAAGCCAACGTCGAGCGCTTCATGCGCCTGCTGCGCAGCTTTTCTGAAAACACCCAGTTTATCCTGATCACGCACAACCTGCGCACGATGGAGCTGTCGGACCGGCTCTACGGTGTCACGATGCAGGAGCCGGGCGTCTCGACGCTGGTCAGCGTCCGCCTTGAAGAAGCGGCCGAGCTGGCCGGTCGCTGA